The DNA sequence TCGAAGGTGATCTGTGCGCGCTCGACGGCGTGGAGTGAGCACGACAGAGGCTCGGCGAATGCAGCGTGGTGCGCCGGGATGTCCTTGGAGACCTTGTGCACCAGCGCTTCTCCGGGATACACCATGTACTCGGCCATCGCCCCGGGTGTACGGCGCTTGAATCCGTAGAGGTCGTGCGGCGCGCACATGTGGTACCAGCCGCGCTTGCAGTACATGCACTCCCAGCAGGGAACGATCTGCTCGGACACCACCCGGTCGCCCACCGCGATCCCCCACCGCTCGGCGGCGGCGGCGTCGAGTGAGACCACCGTGCCGACGAACTCGTGACCTGGGATGACCTCCGTCTCGGCCCATGCGGGACGATTCTCGTCCCCCCAGAACTTCGCCGCACCGTGGTAGCACTTGAGATCACTCGCGCAGATACCCACTGCTTCGACCTTGATCAACGCCTCACCGGGGCCGGCGACCGGTACCGCGACCTGCTCCAGGCGGTAGTCCTCGGGTCCATGACAGACAACTGCCTGCATCTTCTCGGGTAGTTGCTCACCCATTAGCCAACTCCTCACCGGCCGAGGCCGCGTTCATTTTGCTGTGTTCCGGGTCACGTTAGCGCTTCCTGATACATATGTACAGAACAGATGTTCACGAGTTTTCACCGCATGAACAAATGTGCAGTGCCATAATCGGCGGGATCGCAGTCACCGACGGAGGGGTGTGCCTCATGGCCAACCAGACACGCAGGTCGGCGGCCTCCCCGCCGGCCGATGCGGCGAACGGGTCGGATTCCGGCCACTTCTCCGCCTCGCTGGTCTATGCCGCTGCGCGCCTGTACTACACCGAGGAAGCCACCCAGCTGGATGTCGCATCACAGCTCGGCGTCAGCCGCGCAACCGTCAGCCGGCTGCTCGCCGAAGCCCGTCGCCGGGGCATCGTCCGCATCGAAGTGATTGCGCCACAAGACTTCTTCGACGCCGACCTGGAGACCAGCCTGTCGGCAGCACTGCACCTCGACAGGGTGTATCTCAGCAGCCCGCTGCCCCCGCCCACGCCAGCGCGCCCGACCGTGGAGGTCATGGGATCGGTTCTCGCTCCTGCGGTGGCACGCAGCCTCCGTGACGCGAACCTACTGCCGGGCGATGTGCTCCTGGTGTCCTCGGGCCGCACCGTCTACGAGGTGGCCCAGTACGAGATGGCCGAACTGCCCGGCGTACTGGTGGTACCAACCGTCGGCGGCAACGACCAGCCCGAGCCGTGGTACCAGACCAACGAGATCACCCGCCTCGTCGCAGGAAGGATCGGCGGCCGACCGAACTACCTCTTCGCACCCGCCCTGCCCGGGCCGGACCTGCACGCCTCGCTCACCGCCGACCCCAGCATCCAGCCGGTTCTACGGCTGTGGTCGCAGGCCCGCTGTGCGCTGATGGGCATCGGTGCACCGCCTCTGTTACGTTCTGACATACCGCAATTCGTCCCGACCGGCTCGGCGTCGCTGCGCTCGGCCGTGGGGGACGTGTGCTCGCGCTTCTACGACCGCGACGGCCGGGCCGTCGATTTCCCCGGACGCGAGCGGCTCATCGCCATCGAACTGGACCTGCTCAAGCAGGTGCCGATCGGCATCGGTGTGGCGGTCGGCAAAGACAAGGTCGACCCGATCGTCGCCGGGGCAGCCGCGGGCTTCTTCAACCAACTCGTCACCGATCCCGCAACCGCCACAGCAATCATGGAGAGCTTATGACCACCCCGACTGTCGATCCGACCACTCTGCGCCTCGACGGCAAACGCGCGCTGATCACCGGCGCCACCAAAGGAATCGGCGCCGATATCGCGGTCACGCTCGCACGCGCGGGTGCCGACCTCATCCTGAGCGGACGCAACAAGGTCGAGTTGGACGAGGCCGCTGCCACCCTCCGCCGTGAACACGGCACGCGGGTTGCCACAGTGGTCGCCGACCTGGCCGACACGGATGGCCCCGACGCACTCGCGCGTGCCGCCGCAGATGCGTTCGGCGGCCTGGACATCCTGATCAACAACGCCGGGATCTCCTATCCCCATTCGGTTCTCGACCTCGACACCGAGCAGTACGACGCCGTGCTGAACGTCAACCTCCGAGCTCCCGCCCTGCTGGCCGCACGGGTTGGCTCGATCATGGTCGAGCAGGGCACCGGGGGTTCCATCGTCACGGTCGCCTCGGCTGCCGCCCTGGCACCGCTGCGCGAGCACTACTCGTACTGCGCCTCCAAGGCCGGATTGGTGATGGCCACCAAGGTACTGGCGCTCGAACTGGGCCAATACGGGATCCGCGCCAATTCGGTGTGTCCCACCGTCGTGCTCACCGAGATGGGTCAACGCGTGTGGGGTGAGGAGACCAAAGCTGCGCCGATGCTGGCCCGGATCCCCCTGGGCCGCTTCGCGATTCCCCAGGAAGTGTCGAACACCGTGCTGTGGCTGGCCTCAGACGCGGCATCGATGATCTCCGGCGTGGACCTCCCGGTCGACGGCGGCTACACGATGGGCTGAGCGTTAACAGCAGGCGCGACCGACCAAGCCGCGGTGGACCCGACCACCAGGTCTCAGCGGTCGTCGGTCATCCGCGCCAGATGATGTACCTGATCTGCCGTTGCCGGATACAGTTCGCGCCACGTCTGATAGAGGTCGTCATAGAGTGACGCGACCTTCGGATCGGGAGTGATCTCCCGAGCGAGCTTGGTCCAGTCGGTCTCCGGCGCAACGAGATCAACCGCGATCGCCGCGAGGAGGGCATCGCCGTAGCTCGCGCCGATCGTCTGTTCGGGGACCAGCTGGGCACGGCCGGTGATATCACTGAGCGCTTGAGCCCACACCGGGCTGCGCAGCCCGCCGCCTACCGCGACAGTGCGTTTGGCGGTGTGCGCGTCATCGAACATCTCGAGGATCTGCCGGATACCGAACGAGATCCCCTCGTAGGCCGACCGGAACAGATGTCCGCGGTTGTGGCGCAACGTGAGCCCGGCGAACACGCCACGCGCATCGGGATCGAACACCGGAGTACGTTCTCCCGCGAGATACGGCAGCAAGACCAATCCCTCGCTACCCGGCGGCACCGCCATCGCCTCGGACGTCAATTCGTCGAACGATGCGTTCCCGGTGACCGATTGGAGCCACGAGATCAGCCGACCGGCGGTAGACGTCCCGGCAGCGAGTGCGAGGGTGCGCTCCTGAACGCCGGCAGTGGTCCACAGCGCAGGGTCGCTGTGGAACTCGTCGATGATCTGGATCAGGAACATCGTCGAGCCGTACATCAGCATCTGGTCACCCGGCTGACGCACACCCACCGAGAACGCCTCGGCGAAAGCGTCGACCGTGCCCGCGACCACCGGGATCCCCTCCGGCAGTCCGGTTTCCTCCGCGCCGCGACGGTGAACGGTGCCCACCACCTCGCCCGGCCAGCACAACCGCGGCATCGGTATGTCTGCGCAGATCTGCTCCGCCCACCGGCGGTGCCACTCGAAATCCTTTATCGCATAGAGCGGGTCGCACTGGCTGGCCGTGTGGTGATCCATGACGTACTCGCCGGTGAGTTTGGCGGCGATGTACGAGTTGGACCCGTACCAGCGCGCTGAGCGCGCCCACACCTCAGGTTCGTGATTGCGCACCCACAGCATCTTGGGCCCGACCGCCTGACTGGACAGCAACGTCCCGGCATCGGCGAGGATCCGCTCGGCGCCCAGCTGTTCGGTCAACTCGGCGATCTCCGCGCTGGCGCGGGTGTCCACGCCGTACAGGATGGCCGGGCGGGTGGGCCGGAGATCGGCGTCGCAGAGAACCAGGCACGGGCCGACCCCGCTGACGCAGATCGCGACCACATCACCGTTCGCGGGTTTGGCGGCCATCAACGCGGAGCTGATCGTGCAGATCTCCTGCCACCACACCCGTTCCGGGTCGACCTCCACCCATCCCGGCCGCGGCATCGACGTCTCGTGGGGAACCGTCTCGGTGGCGAGCACCGTTCCCCCGGCGTCGGCGAGAACCCCTTTACTGCTTCCGGTGCCCATGTCGATTCCGATGACGAGTTCCACCTGAGTCAGCCTATCGGCCGGACATCATCGTCGTCACCGGGTTGGCGCCGTCGCGAGCGGCGACATGGGGTCCGCGGAAATGACCGGGTCAGCGTGGGTCCGACAGGAGGATCAGCAGCAGTTCGGCGCGGGTTCGTGCGTCGGTGAGGTCGACGCGCAGGAGCTGCTCGATGCGGTCCACCCGGTGACGAAGGGTGTGCCGGTGCACACCCACCGAAGTGGCGGCGGCTTCCCATTGTCCATTCGCCAGGAGGTAGCCACGCAGCGTCTCAACCAGGGCGCTGTCGTTGCGTCGATCGTGTTCGAGCAACGGGCCCAGTACCGATTCGTGTGCCCCGCTGAACGCCTGGCGCACCGGCTCGAGCGCCAGCACCGATCCCTGTGCGGCCAGGTCGACCACCTCGCCTTCACCGGCCACCGCACATCCGAGCCGAGCCTGACGGACTGAGTCGCTGATGTCGTCGACCGAGACCACCGTGCCCAATCCGGCACGGGCCCCTTGCCTGCCCACCATCGCGAGCACCGATTCGGCGAACGAACGCTGGTCCTCCCCGCGAAGGAGCACCACCACCTCCGGACCACTCTGGTCGACGAACACCGGTCGCCAGTGGTTCTGCAATTCCACCGCCACCGCCGCGGCAGCCTGCTGTGCACCTCCCACCCCCGAGTACTGCGCGACGGCGATCCGCACACGCCCGTCCCGGTCGGCTGCGCGCAACACGATGTTGCGCGCTGCCGCGGGCGGCGGGCCCGACATGGCCAGCGTCAACGCGTCGGAGTTCAGCGCCTGCTGGTCGCGCATCACCTGACCGGGTTTGGCGTGTTCGAGACTGAGCAGCGATGTCGCGTGACCCACCAGTACCCGCTCCAAATCACCCAGCGGGGTTCGGCCGATGACCGCAAGGTGCCCGAATACGTTGCCTGCCACACTGATCCGCTGCACCGTGATCACCCGGTCGCCGGTCAGTGTGACGCCGCTGGCCGCCCCGGGGTCACGTCCCACCTGCGACCGCACCGACTCCAGATCTTCGGCGGACACCGGTTGTGGCCGTGCGCTCACCAGCTGCTGATCGCGGTCGAGCAGCACCACCGTCTGCTCGATGGCGTCGGCGAGTTCGCGCACGACCGCCGGCATGCCGCCGGCGATGATCGCGCGGGTGATGCGCGGCTGCGTGTGCGACGCGCGGACGAATTGGTCGAAGCGCTCTGCGGCGATGTGGTCGAGCACCGTGCGCGCGATGGCAGAGAACGGCACGGGCAAGGGGACCTCGAGAAGCGGCAGGCCCACCTGATCGGCGGCCTCCACCAGATCAGCCGGCACGTCGTCGAAGCCGAGGCCGACACCGAATCCGACACCTGCGACGCCCACCCGATCCAGCAACCGGACGTATTCGAGGCGCCCGGCAGCCGTGGGCGGCAGCCGCAGACCGGTGGTGAGAAGCAGCTCCCCGCCGGCGAGCCACTCGTGCGGGGCAGGAAGTTCCGAACTCAGTGCGCAGTCGATGTCGCGGTCCTGACCAGCGGCTCCCCCGATCAACCGCAGATCGAGGTCACGTTGACCCAGCAGCCAGCGGACAGTGGTGGTCAACGGCTCCACCTTCCTTCTCGGGCCCAGCTTCGGGCCGCAGAACAGCAAAAACTGCCCGATCGTTGGACAAAGTGTACCGACGGCGAGGCGACCATGGACAGTTTGTCAGGTCCGCAACCACATCGATGCGGCGAACACTGGTAACCATCACCTGTCCCCCATCGATTCCCGAGCCACATCGACCCCCGAGCCGCACGACCCGAGTCCAATCCGACCCGAGTCCAACCGACAGAGAGTGATCGCGCGTCATGCCCGAGATCCTGAAGAACTACATCAACGGCGAGTTCGTCGCGTCGTCGTCCACCGAGACGATCGACCTGATCAACCCAACCGATGAATCGGTCGTCGGTACGTCGCCGGTCTCGACCACCGCCGACATCGACGCGGCCATGGCCGCTGCGGCCACCGCCTTCGAGACCTGGGGCAAGACCACCCCGAAGACCAGGCAGACCGCATTGCTGAAGCTGGCGGATGCCATCGAGGCGAACTCCGATGCGCTCGTGGCCGCCCAGGCACGGAACACCGGGCAGCCGGCCGATCAGATCGCCGACGAAGAGGTGCCCGTCGGCGCCGACCAGATCCGGTTCTTCGCCGGTGCGGCCCGCCTCCTCGAGGGGAAATCGGCAGGCGAGTACATGGAGGGGTTCACCTCGTACGTGCGGCGTGAACCGATCGGCGTGATCGGTCAGGTGACCCCCTGGAATTACCCTCTGATGATGGCGTTGTGGAAGATCGGGCCTGCGATCGCCGCCGGGAACACGGTGGTGCTCAAGCCTTCTGACACCACTCCCGAGTCGACGCTTGTGCTGGCTTCGCTGTCCAAGGGCATCCTGCCCGACGGAGTCCTCAACGTGGTCCTCGGCGACGGTGGGACGGGTGCGTCCATCGTCGGGCACAAGACCCCGGGCATGGTGTCGATCACCGGGTCAGTTCGTGCCGGCATCGCCGTGGCGGTATCCGCCGCACAGCAACTCAAGCGCGCGCACCTCGAACTGGGCGGCAAGGCCCCTGCCGTGGTGTTCGCCGATGCAGACCTCGACAAGGCCGTCGACGGCATCGGCGAGGCGTCGTTCTTCAATGCCGGCCAGGACTGCACGGCGGTGACCCGCATCCTCGTGCATTCCTCCATCCACGACAAGTTCGTGGCCGCGCTCGCTGAAAAAGCCGACGCGACAACGGTTCCCCCGCTGAACAACATCAACCACTTCACGAAGGTGACGTCGATACTCGACTCGATCCCCTCGCACGCCACCGTGGTCACCGGCGGAAAGCGCCGCGGTGACAAGGGATTCTTCATCGAGCCCACCGTCATCACCGGAGTCCGCCAGACCGACGCGCTGGTGCAGGAAGAGACGTTCGGCCCCGTGGTGACCGTGCAGACCTTCGAGGACGAAGCCGAGGCCATCGCGCTGTCCAACGACGTGAGCTACGGCCTGGCCTCGAGCGTGTGGACCACCGATCACGGCACCGCCAACCGGATGACCGCAGGCATGGACTTCGGCTGTGTGTGGGTCAACTGCCACATCCCGCTGGTTGCCGAGATGCCACACGGCGGGTTCAAGAACTCCGGCTACGGCAAGGACCTGTCGTCCTACGGGGTCGAGGACTACACCCGCATCAAGCACGTGATGAGTTCGGTGGAATGACCATGACGACATCAGCAGCGGTCTCCTACCGGCTCCCCCAGCAACGCAACCTCGTCACGCCCATCCCCGGACCGAAATCCCATGAACTGCAAGGTCGCCGCACGATGGCCGTCGCCGGCGGCGTGGGCTCGACCGTGCCGGTGTACGCCGCCGACGCCGACGGTGGCGTGATCGTCGACATCGACGGCAACTCGTTCATCGACTTCGGGTCGGGGATCGCCGTGACGAGCGTGGGCGCCAGCAACGCGGCGGTCGCCGAAGCGGTTGCCGAGCAGGCACGGCATTTCACCCACACGTGCTTCATGGTGACGCCCTACGAGGGATACGTCGCGGTGGCCGAACGGCTCAACCACCTGACACCAGGTGACCATCAGAAGCGCACCGTGCTGTTCAACTCCGGCGCCGAGGCGGTGGAGAACGCGATCAAGGTGGCTCGGTTGGCCACCGGACGCGACGCGGTCGTGGCGTTCGACCACGCCTACCACGGCCGAACCAACCTGACGATGGCGCTGACGGCCAAGACCATGCCCTACAAGTATGGTTTCGGACCCTTTGCGCCGGAGGTCTACCGAGTACCCGGGTCCTACCCCTTCCATGACGGACTCGACGGTCCGGAAGCGGCGGCCCGCGCGATCTCGATGATGGACAAGCAGATCGGGGCAGATCAGCTGGCCGCGATCATCATCGAACCCGTGATGGGCGAAGGCGGCTTCATCGTGCCCGCCCCCGGATTCCTTCCCGCACTGGCCGACTGGGCCGCCTCGAACGGCATCGTGTTCATCGCCGATGAGGTGCAGAGCGGATTCGCCCGCACCGGTGCGTGGTTCGCCAGCGAACACGAGAACGTGGTGCCCGATCTGGTGACGATGGCCAAGGGCATCGCCGGCGGTATGCCGCTGTCCGCGGTCACCGGGCGCGCCGATCTGCTCGACGCAGTGCATGCCGGTGGTCTCGGAGGAACGTACGGCGGTAACCCGGTGGCCTGCGCAGCTGCACTTGCCACCCTCGACGTGATGGCCGAACTCGATCTACCCAGACGGGCAAGGGAGATCGAGGAGATCGCCGTCGGACGACTGCGGGCGATGGCCTCGGTCACCGACGAGATCGGCGACGTCCGGGGACGAGGAGCGATGCTGGCCATCGAACTCGTGCAACCGGGCACGAACAAGCCCAATCCGGAGCTGACCAAGGCCCTGGTGGCAGCCTGTCTTGCACAAGGTGTGGTGTTGCTCTCCTGCGGTACGTACGGCAACGTCATCCGGCTCCTACCCCCGCTGGTCATCGGTGACGAACTGCTCGGCGACGGGCTCGACGTACTCGAGAACTGCCTGCGCGACCTGACCGGGTCGACAGGAGCAGCGCGTGTCCACTGATCCGACAGTCGGCCGAGCCGAGGCCACCAGCCATCCTCTCGACCCTTTCAGCGCCGACGAATTCCGTTCGACGGCAGCACTACTCGCACGAGACCACGGCGTTGCCGAGGGCTGGCGGTTCCATTCGATCGAGCTGCTCGAGCCCAGCAAACAAGCTCTGGCGGACCACGCGACGGGAGGCCCGCGGCCTCCTCGCAAGGGCATCGTCACCTGCTCGGACACGACGCGCAACGCCACCTACAAGGCGGTCGTCTCGCTGACCGAGGACGCGGTCGAATCCTTCACCCACATCCCCGGCGTACAGGCGAACTTCACCGTCGACGAGTTCGAAGAATGTGACCAGGTGCTGCGGGGCCACCCAGATGTCATCGCTGCCCTGAAGAAGCGCGGGATCACCGACCTCGACCTGGTGTTCATGGACACCTGGACCTATGGAGACGCCGTCGCCCCGGACAAGTACCGGGACCGACGGCTCGGATGGTCGGACACCTGGCTCAGGTCCGAACCGGGGGCCAACCCCTACGCCCACCCGGTCAGCGGGCTGCACTGTGTCATCGACCTCAACACGATGGAACTGCTCGAGATCGAGGACAACGGCGGTGTGGAACCGCCGAATGTCATGGGCGAGTACGTGCCCGGCCGGATCCCAGAGCGCATCCGCGCCGAATCCCGCCGCCAACCACTCAAGCCCCTGGAGATCACCCAGCCGGACGGCCCCTCGTTCACCCTCGAGGGCAA is a window from the Williamsia sp. DF01-3 genome containing:
- the eltD gene encoding erythritol/L-threitol dehyrogenase translates to MGEQLPEKMQAVVCHGPEDYRLEQVAVPVAGPGEALIKVEAVGICASDLKCYHGAAKFWGDENRPAWAETEVIPGHEFVGTVVSLDAAAAERWGIAVGDRVVSEQIVPCWECMYCKRGWYHMCAPHDLYGFKRRTPGAMAEYMVYPGEALVHKVSKDIPAHHAAFAEPLSCSLHAVERAQITFEDTVVVAGCGPIGLGMIAGAKSKNPARVIALDMAEEKLELAKRCGADLTINIATEDAVAMIKDLTDGYGADVYLEATGHPSAVPQGLNLLRKLGRYVEYGVFGSDVSVDWSIISDDKELDVLGAHLGPYCWPAAIRMIESGVLPMDEICTHQLPLSEFQRGLDLVASGKESVKVSLIPA
- a CDS encoding sugar-binding transcriptional regulator, with product MANQTRRSAASPPADAANGSDSGHFSASLVYAAARLYYTEEATQLDVASQLGVSRATVSRLLAEARRRGIVRIEVIAPQDFFDADLETSLSAALHLDRVYLSSPLPPPTPARPTVEVMGSVLAPAVARSLRDANLLPGDVLLVSSGRTVYEVAQYEMAELPGVLVVPTVGGNDQPEPWYQTNEITRLVAGRIGGRPNYLFAPALPGPDLHASLTADPSIQPVLRLWSQARCALMGIGAPPLLRSDIPQFVPTGSASLRSAVGDVCSRFYDRDGRAVDFPGRERLIAIELDLLKQVPIGIGVAVGKDKVDPIVAGAAAGFFNQLVTDPATATAIMESL
- a CDS encoding SDR family NAD(P)-dependent oxidoreductase, whose translation is MTTPTVDPTTLRLDGKRALITGATKGIGADIAVTLARAGADLILSGRNKVELDEAAATLRREHGTRVATVVADLADTDGPDALARAAADAFGGLDILINNAGISYPHSVLDLDTEQYDAVLNVNLRAPALLAARVGSIMVEQGTGGSIVTVASAAALAPLREHYSYCASKAGLVMATKVLALELGQYGIRANSVCPTVVLTEMGQRVWGEETKAAPMLARIPLGRFAIPQEVSNTVLWLASDAASMISGVDLPVDGGYTMG
- a CDS encoding FGGY-family carbohydrate kinase; the protein is MELVIGIDMGTGSSKGVLADAGGTVLATETVPHETSMPRPGWVEVDPERVWWQEICTISSALMAAKPANGDVVAICVSGVGPCLVLCDADLRPTRPAILYGVDTRASAEIAELTEQLGAERILADAGTLLSSQAVGPKMLWVRNHEPEVWARSARWYGSNSYIAAKLTGEYVMDHHTASQCDPLYAIKDFEWHRRWAEQICADIPMPRLCWPGEVVGTVHRRGAEETGLPEGIPVVAGTVDAFAEAFSVGVRQPGDQMLMYGSTMFLIQIIDEFHSDPALWTTAGVQERTLALAAGTSTAGRLISWLQSVTGNASFDELTSEAMAVPPGSEGLVLLPYLAGERTPVFDPDARGVFAGLTLRHNRGHLFRSAYEGISFGIRQILEMFDDAHTAKRTVAVGGGLRSPVWAQALSDITGRAQLVPEQTIGASYGDALLAAIAVDLVAPETDWTKLAREITPDPKVASLYDDLYQTWRELYPATADQVHHLARMTDDR
- a CDS encoding PucR family transcriptional regulator; protein product: MTTTVRWLLGQRDLDLRLIGGAAGQDRDIDCALSSELPAPHEWLAGGELLLTTGLRLPPTAAGRLEYVRLLDRVGVAGVGFGVGLGFDDVPADLVEAADQVGLPLLEVPLPVPFSAIARTVLDHIAAERFDQFVRASHTQPRITRAIIAGGMPAVVRELADAIEQTVVLLDRDQQLVSARPQPVSAEDLESVRSQVGRDPGAASGVTLTGDRVITVQRISVAGNVFGHLAVIGRTPLGDLERVLVGHATSLLSLEHAKPGQVMRDQQALNSDALTLAMSGPPPAAARNIVLRAADRDGRVRIAVAQYSGVGGAQQAAAAVAVELQNHWRPVFVDQSGPEVVVLLRGEDQRSFAESVLAMVGRQGARAGLGTVVSVDDISDSVRQARLGCAVAGEGEVVDLAAQGSVLALEPVRQAFSGAHESVLGPLLEHDRRNDSALVETLRGYLLANGQWEAAATSVGVHRHTLRHRVDRIEQLLRVDLTDARTRAELLLILLSDPR
- a CDS encoding aminobutyraldehyde dehydrogenase — its product is MPEILKNYINGEFVASSSTETIDLINPTDESVVGTSPVSTTADIDAAMAAAATAFETWGKTTPKTRQTALLKLADAIEANSDALVAAQARNTGQPADQIADEEVPVGADQIRFFAGAARLLEGKSAGEYMEGFTSYVRREPIGVIGQVTPWNYPLMMALWKIGPAIAAGNTVVLKPSDTTPESTLVLASLSKGILPDGVLNVVLGDGGTGASIVGHKTPGMVSITGSVRAGIAVAVSAAQQLKRAHLELGGKAPAVVFADADLDKAVDGIGEASFFNAGQDCTAVTRILVHSSIHDKFVAALAEKADATTVPPLNNINHFTKVTSILDSIPSHATVVTGGKRRGDKGFFIEPTVITGVRQTDALVQEETFGPVVTVQTFEDEAEAIALSNDVSYGLASSVWTTDHGTANRMTAGMDFGCVWVNCHIPLVAEMPHGGFKNSGYGKDLSSYGVEDYTRIKHVMSSVE
- the gabT gene encoding 4-aminobutyrate--2-oxoglutarate transaminase translates to MTTSAAVSYRLPQQRNLVTPIPGPKSHELQGRRTMAVAGGVGSTVPVYAADADGGVIVDIDGNSFIDFGSGIAVTSVGASNAAVAEAVAEQARHFTHTCFMVTPYEGYVAVAERLNHLTPGDHQKRTVLFNSGAEAVENAIKVARLATGRDAVVAFDHAYHGRTNLTMALTAKTMPYKYGFGPFAPEVYRVPGSYPFHDGLDGPEAAARAISMMDKQIGADQLAAIIIEPVMGEGGFIVPAPGFLPALADWAASNGIVFIADEVQSGFARTGAWFASEHENVVPDLVTMAKGIAGGMPLSAVTGRADLLDAVHAGGLGGTYGGNPVACAAALATLDVMAELDLPRRAREIEEIAVGRLRAMASVTDEIGDVRGRGAMLAIELVQPGTNKPNPELTKALVAACLAQGVVLLSCGTYGNVIRLLPPLVIGDELLGDGLDVLENCLRDLTGSTGAARVH